In Paralichthys olivaceus isolate ysfri-2021 chromosome 13, ASM2471397v2, whole genome shotgun sequence, the following are encoded in one genomic region:
- the LOC138413495 gene encoding trypsin-1-like: MRSLVFVLLIGAAFATEDDKIVGGYECKPYSQPHQVSLNSGYHFCGGSLVNENWVVSAAHCYKSRVEVRMGEHNLRVNEGTEQFIRSSRVIRHPNYSSYNINNDIMLIKLSEPATLNQYVKPVALPTSCAPAGTMCTVSGWGDTMSSTDSNRLQCLDLPILSERDCDNSYPGMITNAMFCAGYLEGGKDSCQGDSGGPVVCNGELQGVVSWGYGCAERDHPGVYAKVCLFNDWLTNTMSSY; encoded by the exons ATGAGGTCTCTGGTCTTCGTTCTGCTCATCGGAGCTGCTT TTGCCACGGAGGACGACAAGATCGTCGGAGGGTATGAGTGCAAACCCTACTCCCAGCCCCATCAGGTGTCTCTGAACTCTGGCTACCACTTCTGTGGAGGCTCCCTGGTCAACGAGAACTGGGttgtgtctgctgctcactgctACAAGTC CCGTGTGGAGGTGCGTATGGGCGAGCACAACCTCAGAGTCAATGAGGGAACCGAGCAGTTCATCAGATCATCTCGTGTGATCCGCCACCCCAACTACAGCTCCTACAACATCAACAACGACATCATGCTGATCAAGCTGAGTGAGCCCGCCACCCTCAACCAGTACGTGAAGCCTGTGGCTCTGCCCACCAGCTGTGCCCCCGCTGGCACCATGTGCACAGTCTCTGGATGGGGCGACACCATGAGCTCCA ctGACAGTAACAGGCTGCAGTGCCTGGATCTCCCCATCCTGTCTGAGAGGGACTGTGACAACTCCTACCCTGGCATGATCACCAATGCCATGTTCTGCGCTGGATAcctggagggaggaaaggacTCTTGCCAG GGTGACTCCGGTGGCCCCGTCGTGTGCAACGGTGAGCTGCAGGGTGTCGTGTCCTGGGGCTACGGATGTGCTGAGAGGGATCATCCTGGTGTCTACGCCAAG GTCTGCCTCTTCAACGACTGGCTGACAAACACCATGAGCAGCTATTAA
- the LOC138413567 gene encoding trypsin-1-like, with protein MRSLVFVLLIGAAFATEDDKIVGGYECKPYSQPHQVSLNSGYHFCGGSLVNENWVVSAAHCYKSRVEVRMGEHNLRVNEGTEQFIRSARVIRHPNYSSYNINNDIMLIKLSEPATLNQYVKPVALPTSCAPAGTMCTVSGWGDTMSSTDSNRLQCLDLPILSERDCDNSYPGMITNAMFCAGYLEGGKDSCQGDSGGPVVCNGELQGVVSWGYGCAERDHPGVYAKVCLFNDWLTNTMSSY; from the exons ATGAGGTCTCTGGTCTTCGTTCTGCTCATCGGAGCTGCTT TTGCCACGGAGGACGACAAGATCGTCGGAGGGTATGAGTGCAAACCCTACTCCCAGCCCCATCAGGTGTCTCTGAACTCTGGCTACCACTTCTGTGGAGGCTCCCTGGTCAACGAGAACTGGGttgtgtctgctgctcactgctACAAGTC CCGTGTGGAGGTGCGTATGGGCGAGCACAACCTCAGAGTCAATGAGGGAACCGAGCAGTTCATCAGATCTGCTCGTGTGATCCGCCACCCCAACTACAGCTCCTACAACATCAACAACGACATCATGCTGATCAAGCTGAGCGAGCCCGCCACCCTCAACCAGTATGTGAAGCCTGTGGCTCTGCCCACCAGCTGTGCCCCCGCTGGCACCATGTGCACAGTCTCTGGATGGGGCGACACCATGAGCTCCA ctGACAGTAACAGGCTGCAGTGCCTGGATCTCCCCATCCTGTCTGAGAGGGACTGTGACAACTCCTACCCTGGCATGATCACCAATGCCATGTTCTGCGCTGGATAcctggagggaggaaaggacTCTTGCCAG GGTGACTCCGGTGGCCCCGTCGTGTGCAACGGTGAGCTGCAGGGTGTCGTGTCCTGGGGCTACGGATGTGCTGAGAGGGATCATCCTGGTGTCTACGCCAAG GTCTGCCTCTTCAACGATTGGCTGACAAACACCATGAGCAGCTATTAA
- the mrpl17 gene encoding large ribosomal subunit protein bL17m — protein sequence MRLTLRMLISHGRVARRIGLGPESRINMLRNILTGLVRHERIETTRARADEVRFYAEKLVDYAKKGDTDEKAMKMASFWLTEKDLVPKLFKVLAPRFETQSKGYTRMAQIPNRQNLDRAKMAVLEYKGNPFPPLFPAKKENELTLINQLLKGYREERAQQLAAKS from the exons ATGCGCCTCACGCTGCGGATGCTGATCTCGCACGGCCGGGTGGCCCGCAGGATCGGTCTGGGGCCGGAGTCCCGCATCAACATGCTGCGGAACATTCTGACGGGACTGGTCCGACACGAGAGGATCGAAACCACGCGGGCCAGAGCCGATGAGGTCCGCTTCTACGCCGAGAAG ctggTTGACTATGCCAAGAAGGGAGACACCGATGAGAAGGCAATGAAAATGGCCAGTTTTTGGCTGACG gagaagGATCTGGTCCCAAAGCTCTTCAAGGTCCTGGCCCCACGGTTTGAGACTCAGTCGAAAGGTTACACACGGATGGCGCAAATCCCCAACAGACAGAACCTGGACAGAGCTAAGATGGCCGTCCTGGAGTACAAGGGCAaccccttccctcctctcttccccgcGAAAAAGGAGAATGAACTGACGCTCATCAACCAGCTGCTCAAAGGCTACAGAGAAGAGAGGGCCCAACAGTTAGCTGCAAAATCATAA